The following is a genomic window from Bacteroides sp..
GGAAGCGTCTCCCTCCTCACACAGACCACCTCGGGCATAGAACCGGTGTTTATGGTAGCCTACAAGCGCCGCCGCAAGGTCAACCCCAACGACAAGAACGTTCGCGTGGACTTTGTCGATGAGATTGGCGACCACTGGGAAGAATACAACGTATTCCACCACAAATTCATCGACTGGATGAAGGCCAACGGCCACGATGAAGAAAAGCTGGTCCATATGAAGGAAAGCGAGCTGCAGGACGTCATCCGCCAGTCGCCCTTTTACAAGGCCACTGCCAACGATGTCGACTGGGTGGCCAAGGTGACCATGCAGGGTGCTGTCCAGAAATGGGTCGACCATTCCATCAGCGTCACCGTCAACGTGCCCAACAACGTCACCGAAGAACTGGTAGGCAAGATCTACCTGACCGGCTGGCAAAGCGGCTGCAAGGGCATCACCGTTTATCGCGACGGCTCACGCTCCGGCGTTCTGGTGAAGGACACCAAAAAAGAAGACAAGCAGGAATTCAGGGAAACCAATGCTCCCAAGCGTCCCAAGATCCTGGAATGCGAAGTGGTGCGTTTCCACAACGACTCCGAGAAATGGCTTGCCGTAGTGGGCATCCTCAACGAACGCCCCTACGAAATATTTACCGGTAAAGCCGATGGATTTTACCTCCCCGTTTATGTTGACAAAGGCTGGGTGATGAAGAACCGCAACGAAAACGGTGAAAGCCGCTACGACTTCCAGTTCCTCGACCGCGATGGATACCGGGTCACCATTGAAGGCCTCTCGCGATCGTTCCACAAGGAATTCTGGAACTATGCCAAGCTCATCTCGGGCATCCTGCGCCACGGCATGCCCCTGCCCTCGGTGGTCGACGTCATCGAAGACCTGAGTCTCGACAGCGACCACCTGCATACCTGGAAAAACGGCGTGGTGCGTGCCCTGAAGAAATTCATTGCCGATGGTACCAAGGCCCACGGACGCGTCTGCAGCAAATGCAACCAGGAAACGGTGATCTACCAGGAAGGCTGCCTCATCTGCACCACCTGCGGCGAGAGCAAATGCGGCTAAGCAACCGTATTGGTCCAGCCATTCTTATGAACCCTGTCGTGCCGGTAATTGGCATTACGGGGTTTTTTTTCGGCCGGGTAACCAATCGAAACCATTGTGACGGGCACCATTTCAGGCGGGATCCCCAACAGTTCCCTGATGGCTTCCGTCCGTTCCTTGCGGGGATGAACACCCAGCCAAACCCCGCCAAGCCCCATGGCCTCCACGGCCAGCAAGAGGTTCTGGGTTGCCGCTGAGCAAGCCTGCACCAGGTAGCTCTCTTCCTGTTCAAGGCTGGGGTCACCGCAAACCACCACCGCCAGGCTGGCCCCGCTAAGCATTTTGGCATAGGGATGGCGACGGGAAAGCTCCTCCAACAGATCCTTGCGCGTCACCACCACAAACTGCCAGGGCTGACGGTTTCGCGCCGTGGGGGCGCTCATGGCCGCATCCAGCAGGAAATGCAATTGTTCATGGCTTAAGGAGGCGCCAGGCTTGTATTGACGAATGCTGCGACGCGAAAACAAAATTTCTGCCCGATGGTCCATAATGCGTAATTTTTTGGTGGTTAAAAACAGGAGCCGAAAGCCAGCATACAAGCTTCTTGCCATCTATGCTGCAAGTCCGAAAATAACGTCAATCACCTATTGGAGGTAGATCCACTCACCCACCCCTATGGGCAGGTTCAGGCCAAACCAAACAAACAGCAATATCAGCCACATAATGAACAGCACAATGGCATAGGGTATCAGCAGCGATACGATGGTGCCAATGCCGATGTTCTTGTTGTACTTATGGATCCACCCCAGCAAGAGCGGGAAATAGACATAAAGCGGGGTCACGCAGTTGGTGATGGAATCCCCCACACGGTACATCAACTGCACAAAGGCAGGGCTGTAATCAAGCTGGTAAAGCATGGGGATGAATACCGGGGCAAAAATGGCCCATTTGGCCGATCCGCTGCCCAGGAAAATATTCAGAACGGCCACGATGATCATAAACAGGGTAAACATCACCGGCCCGGTCAGGCCTGAGGCTTTCAGCACCTCTGCCCCCTTGATGGCCAGGATGGTATCGAGGTTCGACCAGTAGAACAGGTTGATAAACTGGGCCACCACCAGCATCAGGACGATATAGCCCGAGAGGTCCTTCATCCCCTGTTCCATCAGCTTGAGCACATCGTTCGATTTGCGGATGGAGCCCGTGGCTTTCCCATAGAAATAGCCCGGGATGGCAAACATAAAGAACAGGATGGGCACCAGGCCCCTGAGGAAGGGCGAAGGCACGAGCCCACCGGTTTCCACATTTCTCAAGGGCGCCCCGGGGGGCACTACCAGGAGGATGATCACCACCACATAAGCCAGCAAGGCCAGGCCTGCCTGCCTCATCCCCCTGCGCTCGACAGGGCTAAGGGATGGGTTTTCGACGACCTCCTCTACCTCTCCGGTGATGGCAAACTGCCGGCAGCGGGGAATGGTATAGCGGCGCGCCACAAAGGCCCCTCCTATCCCAAGCATAAAGGTCGATGCGATCATAAAATACCAGTTAGCCGTTGCACTGACCTCCAGGTTAGGATCGATGTGATGGGTGATCTCGGTGCTGATGCCCGCCAGCAACACGTCGGTGCCGGCAATGAAGAAATTGGCCGTAAAACCTGCCGTAGCGCCCGCGTAACCGGCGATAAGGCCTGCAATGGGACTCAGCCCCATCTGCGAAAAGATCAGGGCTGCAATGGGCGGAACGATCACCACCCCCGCATCCGAGCCGATGTTTCCGCAAGCCCCGATGATAAAGATCACGGGTAGTACGATCTTCCTGGGAACCGAAAAAGCCACTGTGCGAAGGGCCACGGCCAGCAAGCCACTGCCTTCGGCTATGGAAACCCCCATCAGCATGACCAAAACCAGTCCAAAGGGGGCGAAATAGGCAAAGTTGCTCACCATATGCTCTACAAAGCGTCTGAGCCCTTCGCCCGACAGCAGGTTCTGCGCCTCCACCACCCGGCCCGTCCCGGGATCAACCGCACTCACCCCCAGCCAGGCCGTCACCGCACTGGTCAATACGATCAGGATGCATATCCATACAAAGATCCAGAAAGGATGAGGCAGCTTATTCCCCAATTCCTCTATCCACTTCAGAAAACCACCTGATCCACTTTCCTGGCTAGCTTGCCCTGCCTTATCTTTTGCCATAGATCCCAAGTAATAAATAAAACCTTATCAAATACTTTTTTAACTTAATTGAATTAAATCTCTAACTTATAGTAAACCAATGATTTGGTTTGTAAGACAAAAATAAAAAAAATTCAAACTTTTGCAAGGTGTTTTACCAATTAATCCCCTTGCCCTTTGTGCCGGGACTGACTTTCGTGATGCCTGCCATGCAATAAGGCCTTTTTAGCCTTCCATAAAGCATTGAAAATCAAACCATCTTCATAGTTAATACGGAGTTTATTCGGAGTTTATTCGGTTTAAACCGAATAAACTCCGTATTAACTCCCTCTCTGGTATAAGAAAAACAGCTTTTGGGCCGGGCCATGATCGCCCTGATAATTCCGGGAGAAAAAAAACCGCCCCGGCTAGAAGGCCGGGGCGGTCGAAAGGTTTAAGGGATCCTGACTGAAGACTAATCTTCGTCTTTTTCCTCTTCTTCGTAAGCTTTGAGCAGTGCGTCCTGAACGTCCATGGGCACCTGCTGGTATTCGGCGAACTTCATGCCATAGGTGGCACGGCCGCTGGTGAGCGAGCTCAGCGAGGTGGAATAGCGGTTGAGTTCGGCCAGGGGAACCTTGGCTTTGATCTTCTGGTAGTGGCCTTCGCTTTCCATACCCATAATGATGGCACGGCGGCCCTGCAGGTCGGTCATCACGTCGCCCATCTTTTCTTCCGGAACGGTGACTTCCACGTCATAAATGGGTTCGAGGATCTTGGGTGCAGCGTTTTTGAAGGCATCCTTGAAGGCGTTACGGCCGGCAAGCTTGAACGAAATTTCGTTGGAGTCAACCGGGTGCATCTTACCATCGTAAACGTTCACGATGATGTCGCGGGCATAGGAACCGGTCAGCGGGCCTTCTTCCATCTTCTCCATGATACCCTTCAGAATGGCGGGCATGAAGCGGGAGTCGATCGCGCCACCCACAATACAGCTGTTGAAAATGAGTTTCCCGCCCCAGGGCAGTTCGTGCTCGTCGCGGCCACGGATGGGGAACTCGGTCTGATCGGGTTTGCCTTCGTAGTGAGGCTCGATCATCATGTGTACCTCGCCAAACTGACCGGCACCACCCGATTGTTTCTTGTGGCGATAGCTGGCCTTGGCGTTTTTGGTAATGGTTTCGCG
Proteins encoded in this region:
- a CDS encoding nitroreductase family protein is translated as MDHRAEILFSRRSIRQYKPGASLSHEQLHFLLDAAMSAPTARNRQPWQFVVVTRKDLLEELSRRHPYAKMLSGASLAVVVCGDPSLEQEESYLVQACSAATQNLLLAVEAMGLGGVWLGVHPRKERTEAIRELLGIPPEMVPVTMVSIGYPAEKKPRNANYRHDRVHKNGWTNTVA
- a CDS encoding AbgT family transporter, which codes for MAKDKAGQASQESGSGGFLKWIEELGNKLPHPFWIFVWICILIVLTSAVTAWLGVSAVDPGTGRVVEAQNLLSGEGLRRFVEHMVSNFAYFAPFGLVLVMLMGVSIAEGSGLLAVALRTVAFSVPRKIVLPVIFIIGACGNIGSDAGVVIVPPIAALIFSQMGLSPIAGLIAGYAGATAGFTANFFIAGTDVLLAGISTEITHHIDPNLEVSATANWYFMIASTFMLGIGGAFVARRYTIPRCRQFAITGEVEEVVENPSLSPVERRGMRQAGLALLAYVVVIILLVVPPGAPLRNVETGGLVPSPFLRGLVPILFFMFAIPGYFYGKATGSIRKSNDVLKLMEQGMKDLSGYIVLMLVVAQFINLFYWSNLDTILAIKGAEVLKASGLTGPVMFTLFMIIVAVLNIFLGSGSAKWAIFAPVFIPMLYQLDYSPAFVQLMYRVGDSITNCVTPLYVYFPLLLGWIHKYNKNIGIGTIVSLLIPYAIVLFIMWLILLFVWFGLNLPIGVGEWIYLQ